The Homalodisca vitripennis isolate AUS2020 unplaced genomic scaffold, UT_GWSS_2.1 ScUCBcl_6854;HRSCAF=14259, whole genome shotgun sequence DNA window CATTGTAAACCCTTGTTTATTAAACTAGGTCTGCTTAATCTATATGCAATTTTTGTATAAGATTGTCTTGTAAGTTACAtgttaagaaaacttttaatggctatattttataataatatacacagCTACTTCACTCAACtctcacataatatttttattgaataaaatataaatgctgATCTCAGCTCAAAAGAgtagtttaaaagttaattatgaaCTAACTAGTAGCCTATTGCTACAACAGgagttatgttaaaatttagcttgtttctTTGGATTTAGACTTATAAagcaattaatttacaaaaaataacttccAGTTTTCATGTTGATAAGTCCAAATGAGAATACCTGTTTTTGTTGTTATCCAATCAAATGCAACTTTTAACATTCATAACTTGGAAACTTGTCATCCGAACAAGACCAAATTTATGTACAAGACACAAGTGCTATGTTTTGAGTATGTATTTTTGGAAtgatataaaaaaagttgttattaaattaccatctcaACATTTATTCTTGACCAGGCGgtttgacaaatttattttagcaTGACATATATCagagtttaaatagtatatttcatgctgaataaaaataattaatcttgaatattacatgaaaaaattatttttttaataatcaaggtatttataatgatatatttttgttgGATGCATGCATTATCAATAGCAAGATTGGCTTCTGTTTTGTAGATAAATACATAATCAACTGATGCTGAGTGATTAACAGCTTTAATGGTGTTGCCTTTTATATAGTAGGTTATAACTAACTTATTACTTAGTTACATTCTATCAAGATAGCTCAATTGATGGTTTACACAGCTAGATTTTTCTAAACTTccttcaaatttttcaataatctCCTTTATAAGGCCTATTCTAAAATTGAGGTGGTTTATTCTTGTATCTTTTGTATTCCATATTAAGTAGGAGTTCAATATAGTTACATTTTGCAAGTGTTTGGAAACTGTAACTTAAGAATTTATGTTGAACTTTCTTTCTATAAAGTAGTTAACCAATTATGAACtcttacaatgtaatatttatatagcaTAACACACTTTCAAATTCTATAAATACCAAAACAAGTAAATGTTAAAACTGCATTTCACATAAACAAAGAACTACCTGGTTGATGACAATAACACAAACAACCGAATTTATTACATCAGATTTTAGATTTTTCTTAAAATGACATTTAGTTGTTTTAAACAGCACATGACTATTGATTTTGGACAGCTATAACTCAAAAGCTTTACATTTATATCAAGAGTCCGATATTTGGATCAATAAAGAAGGTGCAATGTAGGCTGCGTCAATTTAATTTTTGCCCTTCCTGATTGGTTGCATTTTGTTGCGTGGCTTTGATTCTTGTATAGaacaaaatatacagtaaaaccatTACTTACCAACATCTAACCtaccattgttattttctctgataatttattgttactcgttacctatttatagattatattgctggctatttgaattatatcataatgttaattactgttatttaaagctttgagggcacagtttttagaagtaaataagttattctgacattgttactttctgtatatgttaaatatttattgtaaatcgttaattagtggttaacatttttattttctccgataatttattgttactcgtcggtacctatttatagattatattgttggctatttgaattatatcataatgttaattactgttatttaaagctttgagggcacagttttagaagtaaataagttattctgacattgttactttctgtatatgttaaaatatttattttaaatcgttaattagtggttaacattgttattttttctctgataatttattgttactcgttacctatttatagattatattgttggctatttgaattatatcatagtgttaatcactgatatttaaagctttgagagcacagttttggaagtaaataagttattctgacattgttatttatatgttaaatatttattgtaaatcgttaattagtggttaacattgttattttctctgataatttattgttactcgttatctatttatagattatattgttggctatttgaattatatcatagtgtttaatcactgatatttaaagctttgagagcacagttttggaagtaaataagttattctgacattgtttatttatatgttaaatatttattgtaaatcgttaattagtggttaacattgttattttctctgataatttattgttactcgttatctatttatagattatattgttggctattggaattatatcatagtgttaatcactgatgtttaaagctttgagagcacagttttgaaagtaaataaattattctgacattgttatttatatgttaaatatttattgtaaatcgttaattggtggtttatctgtattttatgctTGGTGTTAGATTTTTGTTGTACCGTTGATactctagctttaaaaataaattgattacatgttagttttcatatttttattagttttttaagaatgttatttatggtttctgtTTCTCTCTCCGTTGTTGTTAGTGGCGATGGATGGCTATAAACCTCACAGGGAGCACCACAGCACGGTGTTGCGCACACACACATATTAACCTAATTGGACAATTTAAACACACTAGCATTGACACACCACTATAACTAACGCACACAAAACACCGACACCGTGAACACTACAAGGGGAGCACACACACAGTACCGCGCGCCGGAGTTCGCCGTACCTCCTCAGTCATGTTAAAGCGAAGTAGCGGATTGAGTACCGCACTGTCCACTCTAGAAACatattggaatttgactgagggcaggttttatttgcttattttgtttagagataaggagatttgggaattccggtagccggcgttgtcagatttcctgatgacagggttgccattcgtcgttgctgagggaagaattaattaggatttttagggactcaaatatgcgtttgattttaactattactattaagtattatttaaaaaaattttactgtttcgatcaaatttaccacacataccaagatatctaagctagtgcctgccctaaaccgccgaatttgagtttatagtttagtaaattaaaagaaagttaaaagttgaatatttgtatcaatgtgttctatttactttttcaagtggtcctcaccgacaagttttgtagaacttggtgaggccaagactatgtaaaacaactgttttataaataaaataaataaataaataaacaattaatgttcACACCGAAAGAAAgagaattaattgtaattatctACACAACAAAATGTATCTAAGCTGGAAACGtggaaaataaatcaattatgaGATGTGCATGGAAGGGGTATAGTACAATAAGCATACCCAGTTTTTTTAAATCCGTATTGAAAAACGATATTGCTCGAGTGCAACAAAAGTTGGCCagaaaaaatactgttttctttttaatttataaaaagattttgaattctttTGACTCAGAGTGGCAATTATTGTCCTCTTCCATACATTTAGAATAATATGGTTTGgtaagtttgtaataaaatgcttaaaaatttaaaaacaaggttTTTGGTCATCAGCATGGTTGGATCAGTAAGATAAAAATTCCAAGAGGCTGATCACTAATGCATGAGACCTAATATATTGCATACTCATCTAACCATATTATTCTATGTAGCAAGAGAACAAGGGATGCCTTATAGTACTTGAAGCAACTacacaaagaattttaaattcgaattacaaagtaaaagaaaacaactcAACAGTTTTTCTGTCCATTCTGACACAATAAGTTAATAGTAAGTTAAACTCACAACACTAACTTTTATATTGAATATGCAGAAAAGCATCGCTCACAATTCACTAGGACTACAGAGAAAGAACAGCATCTGCCTTTTGAAATTAACCACACAACAAATGTAGCCAATCAGGAAAGgcaaacattaaattaacaaagCCTACATTTCACCTTCTTTATTGATGCACtcgtaaataaatttatgaaacaaaatctaaataaaaccattttagtgTACCaatcaattaatatacaattCAATAGCAATCAAGAGCCTAACCAAATACAATAATGTCTAAATCCTAGGCTGCATCTCTGGAAAGAGTAAAAGATGGCTTTAGGATCTTGATACAAATCTAAAAGTGCCTTAAACCCCTTGATTAGGCCTATAGTAATTAGTTTTACTTCTTCTTATAATGGTTataataaagcaaatattttaaaaacttaacctACATTCCCCAATACAGTTAAAGTATTAACACGTTCTGATTTATGTCTTTTTTTGGTTTTCAATAAAAAcctaatgcaaaatatgaaacATAACTCTTATAGGCTAGTCTAAAATGGTAACCTAAAAGTTTTGAACAACAGGTGTACTTACCTTCATGAATTAAATCTTCTCTCACTGGATTTGTAATTAGGAATTGATCAGTAAGAAACTGTAGTACTTTCAATCTATTTTCAACTTCAGTAAAAGGATATTCATGTACattcaaaattctcaaaacttcAGGATCAAAGTTACGGTCACTCTCTACATATGCTCTTAACACGTCAGGCCAAGTCATGgcatctataaaaaataatactacatttaCACTATCCTTCTGATCAAGAGGTCCAAAATGGGTTTGCTGAGCATCTTCCTCTCTCAAAATAGATTTCAGAAGCATGATGTGAATTTCTGCCAACAGATAACTTTGGTCTTCAAACATCAAAACTGCACAAAAATCTTCAAATCGAAACGGAGACAATCTTACCAATGTTCGAAAATGTCTCAGGACCTCATAAATGGACAAAGACTGCATAACTAACTCTTTCGGAATAAGCAAGTCATCAGACGACTTTGGTAGTTCTAAAACAGGAATATCCCTGTTTTGGAGCCAGAAGGGTTCTGGACTAGGTcttctatttaaaatagatttcctAGTAGTACCACTAACTGTACTAAAGCTAGATAGTGAAAAATCACTGTCACTTAAATAGTCTTTACCTCCAGCACTTTCATCACACTCACTTTCACTCCTCATTAACATATCATCTTCATGATCACTTTTTCCACTTGATTCATCACCAAAATCAGAACCATAATGATATTCACTGTCTTTTTCATCAATTGCATCTGGATTATAACCCCTTCTATGATAAGAAGCTCCTCTACCTCTTAAAGATTTAGATCTACCTCTTGGCCTTGTACTTCTTCTACTACTCTCACTTCCTATCGGTGATGATGCTCTTGAAGCTGTAGGAGTACTAGCCTGTGAATTCGGTGTGTCAGAACCTTTCAAATcgttatttaacaaatatttaggctttttcaataaattgatattgaaattttCTGGGCCTTTCCATTACAGCCGATTTAGGGGGCCTGCCCCGTCTCTTAACACCTCTTGCTGACATATTTCTATTAGTTCTGTCAATCACTGAAGGTTATTTTACACGTGGGTAATGAGAAcacatatttgtaaacaaatcgAAATGACATAACTTTATCAAGACGGAGTCCATGTTTGCTACCTCTTCTTTGCGCCATTTTTACCAGGCAGGTCACGTGACCTTTCTCTAGATATTGTCTCTATATTAGTCCCATTATGATATTACACACAACTACTCACATTAATAAATATGGCGAAGTTAAATTCACAACAACAATCCAATGTTTAACACTAATAACTATAGAAAGTATGCACAAATTAAACTCACTGACGCGAATTACGGGGTGAAACTGCCAGGTCTAACAGGCTTGGAACAAGGCTTCTCATTGGTTGAAATCAATGTCGCCATGTCAATACAActgtttattagaaataataatcatgttaaagaaaattgTTCAAACATCATGAAAACGTAAAGCACACAAGTCAGTCCATCAAAACACACATAATATCAGGAATATCACTCCACAAATACTATAAAATTGATCACAAAATACGCAATGGATTACCTCCACAGTATGTCAACCAATAGCAAACCTTTGTAGAGAAAAATACTTAACTGTATTGACACATCTACAGCAGAGAGCAGCAGTTGAACAAATTGATtccaaatttagttttattttataattttattagttgatttaaaatttttaataatagtgtaaaatattataaggcaatataatttgttagaagaaattaaaatatttttagtgttaaaaacGTGTGTTGTTTTTGCTATGTTATACTATAACCAGTACCGGCAAAACTTTGGAATCTTTCTTTGTGAACTAATGACTTTTATATGATTATTAACGTATAAAATTAAGCACAGGTATAATGTGTCGTTGATTTATAATCCTCACTAAACATTTGTACAGcttcaaaatttcaactttgtATTGTAATGGTTATGATATATACgtgtttaaactattaaaacaaaatatttgaagaaagTACGTGATCTAGcaaagaacattttataaatttcaatttatttcattttacaaaattttaggcGGGTGTgttgaaaagaatttatttcttGCGTACAGAGTAGACAAACGTTTCTACTAAAAGTCGATAACAGTGTGGATTTTTTACgtttgttataattgtatttgaaGGTTTGTTTGTACAAGTTTAACTACTATactatagctagagatgtatcatagtttaacataTTTACTGCAGTGGACACACATTGCTTCTTTAccggctgtcctaaagtcggtatgATTCGACACACAGCGAAGATTATAAACCCCATTTTTAATGTTGCAAACGTAATTCCTATTCATAGTGTGACGACACAAGATCACTCCAACTGCAGTAGAGTGACAAACTTACCTCCAAAAGGACGTATCTATGGTTTAGTTGACCCATAGTTAGTCGGAAAAAGATCAGCGTGATCCCTATTTAGATCTTCTAAAAACGAATTTCTGATATACCTCATATATAAAATAGCGATGGCATTTTCCTTGTGTGTTCTTGGCACTCGTTTAGTGTCCAAAATACAAAAAGCAGCATACTAAATttcaaacacattaaattaatacTCACTACGGTATTATTAAGCCTTTACTATTACTAAAACCTTGTGTTAGAAATAAATACGTGAGACCAAAACTACATTCTTAGCAATACTgttggatatatttatataaaatacgtgTACACATAAATCTTGTGTTTACAACAACGATGCCAGTGACATTTGagatttgttattgtaattaattgtaatttaatatgaaaacattCTCAACCATGTCCCGATAATAATTGTGGTTTAATCAATGTAAagatgtacaaatatttaatcttcattattttttcctagaatgttttacattgtatatatataaaatatttgctataaAGTAATATTTGAGGCAATAGGTTCCCACACTGaactaaacatatttaacaatttattaactaCCTTTCATCACAGAAATTTTTAGAATTGTTCTCTCTCTATTGTTAGCTCTAAGCTAATAGGCTTCAGGAAATCTTTCTAAAATAGTTTGGCCTGGGTACAGCTGACATATGTAATTTACAGTGTTCTGTCATGACAAGACGTGTGACTATGGCATTTGTTAAATGATCAACAGATATCACAAGCAGTTTTGGGTCCAATAAGGTTGTGGGAATCTTCAATTTTCGCTATTGCGTCAGCCATCTTATTTTCGAAGACTTTCTGATGGTCTCTgacctatattttttattttcctttatggtatcaccatttttacaatatgtacaaaaatactgactaaacttatttaatttgttaagaatattaaaacatcaaacacaaataataataatatcaagaCAAtggcattaataattatttttaaaacattaaaaaagctaACAACAGTAAAGGTATAATAACgtgaaattaaaagaaagtatacAGTTGACGTAAAAGACACCAATATAGATTTAAGCATCGCAAGCACTGACATAAtcataatgcaataaatattctGACCATTTTAAGACATGTACTAATGTGAAGGAGACACTATGAAGATaacttcaataatttataaagtgttttaaaattctgCAGATCCATAGAAAAAAGGTGGTAGTTGTTGAactcggttattttaaatttattacttaatggCAATCTGTCATGTGTCTTGTTTCATTATCATTAATCTTGTTGACATTTTGCTAATAGAAGTCTCAAGTAAATGCTATACGGTTTTTCATTCTATAACACTTTTATTAACGATACTAACGTACTAAGATGTGAAAGTAATTTGAAACcgttgaaatgtaattaaaacccCAGACTCACCTACGGCTGACAAAGAATTCACTCACTCGTTTTCAACTTTCCGGAATTTCTGAGCTTGTTCAACCGAAGAAAACGTAGACCAATTGAGAATTATTGCAAATGTTGTTTCATTTAATGTGTATGAGTTTCTTTTGTGACTCTACAGCTTACAAAAAGGCTTTAGATAAATAACAGTCTGCTTCCATAAAGAAGAAGAGAGGGGTATTTGCACGACACCTGTTCGATATACGAAACAACAATCTGGGAAAAGCGGTGATATATGCATCCAAGCGTACAAAGTAATGAGTAAGGACAAATTTTACTGTTACTGTCAATCAGCATCTCGATGAGCGTGTACGTGATGTACTCAGCGTATATTTAAAGAAACTAAGTTCAGTATGGAGGAAGCCTTTCAGCGTACGGTAGCTCTTAAATCGGCTCACAAACAGGGCGAGTATTACGTCCGAAATTCTCTTATTCCTTTTGGCGTCACAAATGGAGTAGCCTGTTCTTAATGAGTCATCAACAAGATAATATTAGATGTACAGCTTAAACGACTTTACGCTTACCTTGATGACATAATAATATGTGGAAAATATATACACGATCATCAGACCAGAACTCTTGTCTGCTCTACAGAAGCTAGAtctcaaaataaaagttaaaaaaaactgtttgcaaTCCATCGATATACTAGTTCATTTGGTCTCGTACAACTCTCTCAAGCCGTCGCTCTCTAATATTGAACGTGTCACTTCGTAAAAactctcattatttaaaaagGACTCTAGGATTTGTTTCAGATCAAAGTGAATACCATCTTTCCTGATTAAATCAGACAAGTCCCGGGCTGCTTTCCATTGCATTGTTGAAAATCTCAAGAAAGAAATAGCAGACACTTTAATAACAACTGTCAGCAACGAATATCTTTTGGTGATGGAGATAGATGTATATAACGTAAGAGTCAAGAGAGACGTCCAGTTGCATTCTTTTCCAGATCGCTACACAAGTATTAACAAGTATATTCCTCGTTGGAAAAAGAGGCAGCTGCCATTGTAGAGTATTTAAGGAACCTCGATTCTGCTCTAGAAGTATTAtccttttattttcaataaaaagcaCACAAGTGAGATTAAAAACGAGAaaataactcgacgaatgttgGTTCTGTTTATATATCAAATCACTTATTGTCAAGATACTAAAATGTTCCAGCTTATACGTTGTCATGTAATCCTGCAATGTTACTGATTTCTGTAAGCTTTACCAACCTCTTTGTCATTCTGATGTTACCAGTACGTTCCATTGGCTGAAGCAAGAATATGCTATATCCACGCGATAACAGCCGGAGGCTCACAGCTAACTTCTAGATATGTGCTAAAGTCAAGTGTAGATTTCTCAAATCTAGCACAACTCTTATGAAGGCAACATAGCTCTTGAAAGGTCTCAATGTCGACTTCAAAGTCTCgctttcaacaaaataaaaaatatgtatctaCTAACAATAATAGATCAATACTCTCATTTCCATTTTTATATGCTTGCATTGAAATGTGTCTTCAACAACTGTTGTGGAATGCCTTTAAAATCTGTCATACACCTTTGGGACTCCCACATACGTACATTCAGATCACGGGGCATCGTTTACCTCAAAAGGCGCCAAATCGTTACTGCATTCTAATGGAACTGCGACTAGCAAGTCATCTCCTTATAACATCCCAGGAAAAAAGACTGGAAGGAATCTCAGTATCGTACGAATCTATGCAAGCGGTGCGATCGCCGTTATGCACATATATCAATTGTAACTCACATGAAAGATTCCTCCTTCATTCAAGACGTACTGTGCATAGTATACAGCTTTACCATCGTGGTTGACACCTGCCAGTGCTTGCCAAACGCAAAGTGAGTACCAGCAAATATGAGGACAATTCAGAAGAAGTCAAGTTGATTGAAGTCAACACTGATTAAGCTTTTATTCCCCGAAAAGATGGTCGTAAATACACAGTTTCCAATACGTATTTAAATTATCACCAATTAGGGGCTTGATGAACattctttaataatttcttaaatttttaacaaataaatgtttttgaactttATTTCGTTTTAATTGTTACCTTACGGTTATATGTTATGTgtcttttgtttctttattatttatattgttaaatttcgGTAATAAAGCCTTAAGTAAAGGCTATTCAGTTTTTAGTTATGTAACAAAGTTTACTAAGTATGTTAGGTGACACTTCATTGCCACTTCTCAGGAGCCTGAAAATTTCACTgttgtatatatagttttttatgtaggTATTCTATGAAACGCTGAGAGGTCACTATTTGTACTGTGAAGTCGATTTTGAGAAGTTGTTCTGTACAATAAAGGTATCCATTTATTGCAAAATGTACGccattatgtaaaataaattgaatgtgTCCGTTCAGACACATGTTCCATAATAACCATAAGTACATTCGGTCTTCCGAATAATCTGTGGAGGTACAAAtacgaataaattaaatatgttgaacTTCGCTATTCAGTACTATAACGTGCATggtctattaaaaattaaattctattatatataacatttcatcCTTCACAGGTACGAATTCCATCATTGTAGCTACTTTTTTCTTCAATACGAGTTAATATCGTTTTCACAATACTGACAGGAAATACGGCACTAAAGGCCACAGGGTAAGACGTTTTGGTCGCCGCTCCCAAACATCTAATTTCTTTCAAGAAATCTAATCTGTCAGATTTCTCTGAAAGTATCTGGTTCGAAATATAGTTGGAGGAATTTAGAATAAAgttgtcgtggtagtctccactatggttgcttgctttctAACAGGTAAAAGCATTGGGCACTAACCCTTTCTCTCCAcccgcatggataattattagtctctcgcccttggaaatcggcatgtttaacccttcatttgagccatccgaccaagtttggttagatacgtgagacgatactatataagattcgtctaaataaattatggggcgtccttgctccttgtaatttttcaacgctctcaaTATATTATCCttttctctcggatttctggcttttcaattaataatctcctattgtttgccgtccttctccaagtaaatcTCAGGTCCTTTAATATCCACctcaaacttttctcacaaccctggaaattttttcccccttaacGCCTCCCTTAATAGTTTTGCAGTAGGTATTCAATGTTCTTCAATATGGAAAGTGTACACTAGTCTTCTCACTACACATTTATTGAAGTCATCTAAATGAGGaactattctacgtcgttgacggttTTTTGTTTGCcgtagtaaaacttgcctcacacagGTTACTAACCATCAACTTTTTAAgttcactgtttattttagtcacaacttgCTCTGACACTGCAGTTGCTGCAGCAGatctttggcgagcctttgacaacggaattttaagtttgatggtctgcctcttccttcataaatgtataaacattactcacaattttgcgagcctgactatgaatagtTCTGCCTTTGACTTTcgactttaactcaacagacattatgGGTAAAAAAGAAGCACAAGCTACCACcacactcagcactgtcacaaaacgtactgattttagcgagtgtgatgagttatttgggccaatacgattcctgaaaagTGGGTTTTACCTAAGAGtcataggaaatgttttcgggacgcagcgcataacggtaaccccgccacccctcccgcctatcaccacacactcaaggtcacgcgcacagctaaagtccacGAACTGAACTTGTTCCTGAAGGCGATAACTTTTGGGTTATTATAACGAATTTCAG harbors:
- the LOC124373977 gene encoding LOW QUALITY PROTEIN: nucleosome-remodeling factor subunit NURF301-like (The sequence of the model RefSeq protein was modified relative to this genomic sequence to represent the inferred CDS: deleted 1 base in 1 codon), whose amino-acid sequence is MSARGVKRRGRPPKSAVMERPRKFQYQLLKKPKYLLNNDLKGSDTPNSQASTPTASRASSPIGSESSRRSTRPRGRSKSLRGRGASYHRRGYNPDAIDEKDSEYHYGSDFGDESSGKSDHEDDMLMRSESECDESAGGKDYLSDSDFSLSSFSTVSGTTRKSILNRRPSPEPFWLQNRDIPVLELPKSSDDLLIPKELVMQSLSIYEVLRHFRTLVRLSPFRFEDFCAVLMFEDQSYLLAEIHIMLLKSILREEDAQQTHFGPLDQKDSVNVVLFFIDAMTWPDVLRAYVESDRNFDPEVLRILNVHEYPFTEVENRLKVLQFLTDQFLITNPVREDLIHEGKYTCCSKLLGYHFRLAYKSYVSYFALGFY